From Manihot esculenta cultivar AM560-2 chromosome 18, M.esculenta_v8, whole genome shotgun sequence:
gttatatttttattgttcgTGTGATCATGCATGAGATTATATCAAAtgtaacaggatgtatagtagacttgctacgggtccaggcgaccttaagtcgatctgaaccctagcgccagtagcggctCGGTTCCCAAGTCGTTACAGCCACCACTAAAATAGGAGCACAAGAGCATCAGCTAAAAATCAAAGCTAGACAAGATGGTTTTACCAGCAAAATTGATTTACCAAAGAACTAAGAGATGTCCTTTTTATGCAACTTTTACATAAATACGACCAAAAAATAGATTAGCCACAGTGGTGCATGGAAATTTGAACTAGCTTGcattttgataataataaaaacaagaCACATGGGAAAACACCGGTGTATAACACATAAGATCTTACTCAAATGGATGCCAAACTTGTAAGCAACAGCCAAACGACTAAAGATACTAAAAAATACCTTAAAAGACCACTAAAAACTCCTACAAAAATATGAATGCTGATGTTTCATAGCAAAGCTAAAGTATGTTCTAATTCCACATTAATGCAAGGCCACCTCCAACAATTGCATAGAAAATAATTTGCAGCCCAAAACCAACCTTATTGGCCCACATCAGACCACATGCATTACATAATGTCCTTGGTCCAGCTGGCCCGCGACGCATTGCCGGAGTATTATTTTCATTAACACCACAATGTTGGCATCTCCGAATACTGAAACATCACAGAAATCCAGGGGtgggaataaaaaaaaaagtcatttcCTAACTGAATAACTCCATTAACAGAAGTCATGACCATACTGTTTCTGAAGGCCAAATCTAGCAAAACCAGATTAAGCTTCCAACTCACAAAGTTTCAGGACAAGGGGCGCTATCCTGTAGGTGAGACTTTGTAGATTCCCAACTAGAACCACCTGAACTTTCTTTCAAGGATGCAAACTGCCCATTCTTGCGGTGCATCCTAATGAGATAATAAacagaaacaaaaaagaaacaCATTTTCGTAGATTAAGTTCAAGGGTTTGAAGAAATTTTCTTTAATGAAAACTTCCCCAAGTGTGTGTGCATGCATGTGGTTCAGCAGGACATACAATTTGTCTCTATAACAAATTCAATTCAAATATTTTCCATATCTAGCATGTTCTGCAGATGGACAATAAATACTGCAAAATACTAATAGGCTACTGTGGACTGTGAACTCTGATGAATGCTTCCTGAAAATACTTGCAATCCCTTGACAGACAATATCCAATGAAAACAAATTGGCATTTCGTCCACTAGATTAGCTCAAAATAAAAAAGCAATAAAACAAGAATAAATCAAAGGAAGAATATAATTCCCAATTCTTCTAGTCTTCAAAGGCACAATAATCATCTTCTCACCTCCTGAAATAGAAATTCTAATTCAAATTGTAACAAATTAGTTTATTCTTTAACAGAAATGCCTGCACTTAACAGAATAAAGACACCCCAAAAGAAGATATGGTTTAAGTGCACTGTACCTCTGTGCAACCTCTTTTCGCACAGTGTATCTTATTTTCTTGTCAAAACATCTTTCCTTTCGTTTCTCACGGAACCTAACAAGGGAGGCTATTCTTCGTGAAAGATTTGAGTGCTTTGGGGTGTCCGCTACGCCCTAGGAATATGGCAGTAACACATAAACACAAGCAgagaaatagaaaattaattgTGTTTGATAATTTAAATTCTGCATTACCTTGTTATTTTGATCATAGGATACTTCAAAGGTAGGTACAGCAGTGGGAATGTCTCGTCCACCCAGGAGCAAGAGCACTGCTTGCACCTGTTTTTACCAGTTGAAACCAATATGTTCACTCCTTTAATATTAATACACGCTGATTGTATAACAGACTTATCGTGAAGCTGGGGAAGAAGCATAAATAATCTCGGAAGTACAATTAATTTGCAAAGAAGCAGTGAAGCACACAGCTGCAAAATATGGAATCCAGATATTCACATTTCGTGCTTTCATAGTTCTGTGTCAAGCTATGTCCCAAAAAAGTCAGCTAAACTTCCACCAAAACTACATAAGAAATATAAGCCATATAGATTCACGCATTAATATCATAAACTTCAATAGACAAATGAGAACCTGGTTCATAATGTAGTCACAAGTAAATTAAACGCATAAAGACTTGCCGGGTAGAAAAGGATAAACATAACTTAACGgcttctaaaaaaaattaggaaAACATATCAGAAACAAATCCACTCCACTCAAGTAAATTTCAATTCTTCAAAGATCTCCCAACACTTCGCATTAAAccactaaaaataataacagcAATAATAGCTGTACTAACAAGTACGAACAAAATAAGCAGACATACAAGTGCATAAAAGAATCCAAAGAAAAAACGAGGAGGAACCGAAAGCACAAGCTATCcaaatattaattattgaaCCCACAacaggaagagagagagagagagagagagagagagagagagagagagaccttCTCAGGAGTAACAGCAGGGAAAACATACACCTCTCCTTCGAAAGAGAGAGTAAGTTCACTGGTCCTTGACGCCATAACCACACCAGCCCCACCTCCAACTCCGTCGTTATGATCT
This genomic window contains:
- the LOC110606735 gene encoding GATA transcription factor 24 yields the protein MAAGNPQPLQARLYEAHLRAPIQIEEDDGGEYEDGEAMDDVEEAHMNSGVNVADHNDGVGGGAGVVMASRTSELTLSFEGEVYVFPAVTPEKVQAVLLLLGGRDIPTAVPTFEVSYDQNNKGVADTPKHSNLSRRIASLVRFREKRKERCFDKKIRYTVRKEVAQRMHRKNGQFASLKESSGGSSWESTKSHLQDSAPCPETFIRRCQHCGVNENNTPAMRRGPAGPRTLCNACGLMWANKGTLRDLHKGGRNVPLDQIEHETPVDVKPSIMEGEVSDNQDEHGTPEDTSKVVSEGSTNPSANPVVVLQEGNEDLTSTLPMGLVHSPADHEQEPLVELANPSDTELHMPANFN